The proteins below are encoded in one region of Parvicella tangerina:
- a CDS encoding mannose-1-phosphate guanylyltransferase: MNNNFVVIMAGGIGSRFWPMSTSKHPKQFHDVLGIGKSLLQMTVERYLPICDEKNIYIVTNENYKGLVKEQLPNFSDDQILLEPSRKNTAPCIAYAAYKIHQQNPEAKMIVAPSDHLIMKEHEFQQTIKAALTAADTLGQLITIGIKPNRPDTGYGYIQFENGETNVRKVKTFTEKPSLDIAQRFIDSGDFYWNSGMFIWSSATIIDAFEKYLPEIGKLFNDIKDDFYSTEEEASINRIYPLCKNISIDYGIMEKAEHVSVILADLGWSDLGTWGSLYTHIEQDSNKNAIVGKNVLTYDANDNMIKVSDEKLVVIQGLNDFIVVENEKTLLICKKRDEQKIKQFVTDIKSKKGDQFI, from the coding sequence ATGAATAACAACTTTGTAGTCATTATGGCAGGGGGAATCGGAAGTAGATTCTGGCCCATGAGTACCTCTAAGCATCCTAAACAATTTCATGACGTACTGGGAATTGGAAAATCCCTTCTTCAAATGACCGTTGAAAGGTATCTCCCAATTTGCGATGAAAAGAACATTTATATCGTCACTAATGAAAATTATAAAGGATTAGTTAAAGAGCAGCTTCCCAATTTTTCTGACGACCAAATCCTTTTGGAACCGAGCAGAAAGAATACCGCACCCTGTATTGCCTATGCAGCCTACAAAATACATCAGCAAAATCCAGAAGCTAAGATGATTGTTGCTCCTAGTGATCACTTAATCATGAAAGAGCATGAGTTCCAACAAACTATTAAGGCGGCTCTTACAGCTGCAGACACGTTAGGACAACTCATTACAATTGGGATTAAACCCAACCGACCAGACACAGGTTATGGTTATATACAATTCGAAAATGGAGAAACTAATGTTCGAAAGGTTAAGACTTTCACAGAAAAACCGTCTCTTGATATCGCTCAGCGATTTATTGATAGTGGTGACTTCTATTGGAACTCTGGAATGTTTATCTGGTCTTCAGCTACGATCATTGATGCCTTTGAGAAATACCTACCAGAAATAGGTAAACTGTTCAATGACATAAAAGATGATTTTTATTCGACAGAAGAAGAAGCGTCTATCAACCGCATCTATCCACTTTGCAAGAATATCTCAATAGACTACGGCATCATGGAGAAAGCGGAGCACGTCAGTGTTATCTTAGCTGATTTAGGATGGAGCGACCTCGGCACGTGGGGATCACTTTACACGCATATTGAACAAGATTCCAATAAGAATGCTATTGTAGGAAAAAATGTTCTTACTTATGACGCGAACGATAACATGATCAAAGTTAGTGATGAAAAATTAGTTGTTATTCAGGGATTGAATGACTTCATCGTGGTTGAGAATGAAAAAACGCTACTGATTTGTAAAAAAAGGGATGAACAAAAGATCAAACAATTCGTTACGGATATCAAGTCCAAAAAAGGAGATCAGTTTATCTAA
- a CDS encoding SprT-like domain-containing protein, which translates to MKEKESKNHLHPLYGYAPDYALHYIDDLVKFYNVHFKVVSPRKTKFGDCRYPLKSRGQIIITVNLDLPKIQFLITSLHELAHAKTFREYHNKVSAHGNEWKNNFSLILRELYETADIPFEEKQVLKSIALKPTASSYGSVSLQNLTKRKETIFLKDIANGNVFTFNDRSFRKIRLLRTYVLCSCESSARKYKIHRLAEINASSIIE; encoded by the coding sequence TTGAAAGAGAAAGAGTCTAAGAATCATCTTCATCCGCTTTATGGCTACGCGCCTGACTATGCTTTGCATTATATAGACGATCTTGTCAAATTTTACAACGTTCATTTCAAGGTGGTCTCTCCGAGAAAAACGAAGTTCGGAGATTGTCGGTATCCCTTAAAGAGTCGAGGGCAGATTATTATCACGGTTAATCTTGACCTTCCTAAAATTCAATTTCTTATTACAAGTCTACATGAGTTAGCCCATGCGAAAACTTTTAGAGAATATCATAATAAAGTAAGCGCTCACGGAAACGAATGGAAAAACAATTTCTCTTTGATTCTGAGAGAATTATATGAAACTGCAGACATTCCTTTTGAAGAAAAGCAAGTACTGAAGTCTATTGCTTTGAAACCTACTGCGTCAAGTTATGGGAGCGTAAGTTTGCAAAACTTAACCAAGCGTAAAGAAACTATCTTTCTAAAAGATATTGCAAACGGAAATGTGTTTACGTTCAATGATAGATCTTTTCGAAAAATAAGACTCCTGCGAACTTATGTACTTTGCTCTTGTGAATCTTCAGCAAGGAAGTATAAAATCCATAGATTGGCCGAGATAAACGCCTCATCCATCATTGAATAG
- the rodA gene encoding rod shape-determining protein RodA, producing the protein MSTLRNINVWEKMDKWFLVLYLILVVMGFSTVYSAGIGEAPESIFSWSTDHGKQFYWILISFFMGFVILLLEGSFIRNMSYIVYGVVLLMLITVLFMPEIKGAHSWFKIGSFTIQPAEFAKVAAALAVARYLSQTGVKIENFSTKRNVFLLLVVPMALIVLEPDPGTGLVFLSFIFVMYREGLSGNILIMGLFALIIGVLSIYVASFETVEVNNQHYYEVVHADEELFAKMQEKYGSSAMDELYSKTIFSSQEIPEVARPANFFSNNYWFAIVLLLFSGVGFILVRTFVLPRYRKKYYPTLIWGTLFSVLFILSINWAYDNVFQDRHRTRFQIQFGLKEDRLGDGYNIYQALSAIGSGELMGKGYLDGTLSNNKYKHVPEQSTDFIFCSWAEERGFVGSLVLVVVYTFFLLRAIIIAERQRSIFTRIFAYCVASILFFHFMINLGMVIGLAPVIGIPLPFFSKGGSAILGFSALVFILLRLDAERKDVLR; encoded by the coding sequence GTGAGTACGCTGAGAAATATCAACGTTTGGGAAAAGATGGACAAGTGGTTCCTTGTTTTGTACTTGATCTTGGTCGTGATGGGGTTCTCCACCGTTTATTCTGCTGGAATTGGAGAAGCTCCAGAATCCATCTTTTCGTGGAGCACAGATCATGGTAAGCAATTCTATTGGATACTTATTAGCTTCTTTATGGGGTTCGTAATTCTTCTACTTGAAGGAAGTTTTATTCGGAACATGTCCTACATCGTTTATGGGGTGGTCCTCTTAATGCTGATCACCGTGCTATTTATGCCTGAGATCAAAGGTGCGCATTCGTGGTTTAAAATAGGTAGCTTCACCATTCAGCCAGCTGAGTTTGCTAAAGTTGCCGCTGCGTTGGCAGTTGCACGTTATCTGAGTCAAACAGGAGTGAAAATTGAAAATTTTAGTACGAAAAGAAATGTTTTTCTACTTCTTGTTGTTCCAATGGCCTTGATTGTTCTTGAGCCTGATCCAGGGACTGGCTTGGTATTTTTGTCGTTCATTTTTGTGATGTATCGTGAGGGGCTTTCTGGTAATATTTTGATCATGGGACTTTTTGCCCTTATTATTGGGGTGCTCTCTATTTACGTAGCTTCATTCGAAACAGTTGAGGTGAATAACCAGCATTATTACGAAGTGGTTCATGCAGACGAAGAACTCTTTGCTAAGATGCAGGAAAAATATGGAAGCAGTGCTATGGATGAACTGTACTCCAAAACCATTTTCTCCTCACAAGAAATACCTGAGGTAGCAAGACCAGCAAACTTCTTTTCCAATAACTATTGGTTTGCCATTGTTTTATTACTTTTCAGTGGAGTAGGGTTTATTTTAGTGCGGACATTTGTATTACCGAGATATCGAAAAAAATACTACCCAACATTGATCTGGGGGACGTTATTTTCGGTACTATTTATTTTGTCGATCAATTGGGCTTATGACAATGTTTTTCAGGATAGACATCGCACTCGTTTTCAGATTCAATTTGGGCTAAAAGAAGATCGCTTGGGAGATGGCTATAACATCTATCAAGCACTTTCTGCAATCGGTTCAGGTGAACTTATGGGGAAGGGATATTTAGACGGAACATTAAGCAATAATAAGTACAAACACGTTCCTGAACAAAGCACTGACTTTATCTTTTGCTCCTGGGCAGAAGAACGAGGCTTTGTGGGGAGTTTAGTGCTTGTGGTTGTATACACTTTCTTTTTGTTAAGGGCTATTATCATTGCGGAAAGGCAAAGAAGCATTTTCACCAGAATCTTTGCATATTGTGTAGCAAGTATCCTTTTTTTCCATTTCATGATCAACCTCGGAATGGTTATCGGATTAGCTCCAGTAATAGGTATTCCGTTACCTTTCTTTAGTAAAGGAGGTTCTGCTATACTTGGTTTTTCAGCTCTTGTATTTATTCTTTTAAGATTAGATGCAGAGCGAAAGGATGTGCTTAGATAA
- a CDS encoding ABC transporter ATP-binding protein, translating into MIEVKNISKTFGDTQILHDISFCFEKGKTNLIIGQSGSGKSVLTKCIVGLHKPEQGEILFNGRDMVKMNNRDKKSVRKEIGMLFQGSALFDSLTVMENVMYPLTMFTKMNKAEMKERAKFCLDRVDIIGKNDLYPSEISGGMQKRVAIARAIAMKPRYLFCDEPNSGLDPKTSILIDELIKDLTQEYDMTTVVITHDMNSVLEIGDNIMFIYKGHNHWTGNKESILTTQNQEVVDFVYSSKFMKMYREKII; encoded by the coding sequence GTGATAGAGGTTAAGAACATATCAAAAACATTTGGAGATACTCAAATTCTGCACGATATATCTTTTTGTTTTGAAAAAGGGAAAACTAATCTAATCATCGGACAAAGTGGTAGTGGAAAGTCTGTCCTAACGAAGTGTATAGTGGGGTTGCATAAGCCAGAGCAAGGCGAAATTCTCTTTAACGGAAGGGATATGGTGAAAATGAATAATCGCGATAAAAAGTCCGTTAGAAAGGAAATTGGAATGCTTTTTCAAGGCTCAGCGCTTTTTGACAGCTTGACGGTAATGGAGAATGTGATGTATCCATTAACGATGTTTACCAAAATGAATAAAGCTGAGATGAAAGAACGGGCAAAGTTCTGTTTGGATCGGGTTGATATTATCGGCAAGAATGACCTTTATCCTTCTGAAATTAGTGGAGGAATGCAGAAAAGGGTGGCAATAGCCAGAGCTATAGCCATGAAACCAAGGTACTTATTTTGCGATGAACCAAACTCGGGATTAGACCCTAAAACATCTATTCTTATTGATGAGCTAATCAAAGATCTTACCCAAGAGTATGACATGACAACCGTAGTGATTACGCATGATATGAACTCTGTGCTTGAAATAGGTGATAATATCATGTTTATCTACAAAGGACACAATCACTGGACAGGAAATAAGGAGTCCATACTAACGACTCAAAATCAGGAGGTAGTGGATTTTGTGTATTCTTCCAAGTTCATGAAGATGTATAGAGAGAAGATTATCTAG
- a CDS encoding MOSC domain-containing protein, with amino-acid sequence MKIISTNIGQRKSVVWKGEMLETGFFKYPVHHAIELGETDVLKDNVVDRKHHGGIDKACYIYSADHYSFWKKLFPEVDLTYGAFGENLTLQGLNEKDIRIGDRFEIGKKGDVIVEVAQPRQPCMKLGIRFNTQKVIKAFVNQPYPGIYLRILKTGEVNTGDTFQLIHGNEKNLSIAEVHGLLSKQKDLRLAKKAIQMDDLAESYKKEIKRLYQL; translated from the coding sequence TTGAAGATTATCTCTACAAATATTGGACAACGTAAATCAGTAGTTTGGAAAGGTGAAATGTTGGAAACTGGCTTTTTCAAATACCCTGTTCATCATGCCATTGAACTAGGAGAAACCGATGTATTAAAAGATAACGTTGTTGACAGAAAGCATCATGGCGGTATTGACAAAGCTTGCTACATTTATAGTGCAGATCACTACTCTTTTTGGAAGAAGTTGTTCCCAGAAGTTGACCTAACCTACGGTGCATTTGGTGAAAACTTAACACTCCAAGGACTTAACGAAAAAGACATAAGAATTGGGGATCGCTTTGAAATAGGTAAAAAGGGAGATGTAATTGTTGAAGTTGCTCAACCGCGACAACCCTGCATGAAATTGGGCATTCGATTTAATACTCAAAAAGTGATTAAAGCTTTTGTCAATCAGCCTTACCCAGGTATTTATTTACGTATATTGAAAACCGGAGAAGTTAATACGGGGGATACTTTTCAGCTCATTCACGGCAATGAGAAAAATCTTAGCATTGCAGAAGTTCATGGTTTGTTAAGTAAGCAAAAGGATCTAAGATTAGCTAAAAAAGCCATCCAAATGGATGATCTTGCAGAAAGCTACAAAAAAGAAATTAAAAGATTATATCAATTATAA
- a CDS encoding carboxypeptidase-like regulatory domain-containing protein, with protein MSFSIVPCLKKFNLDSENTCNLCRKRIIHEAELDTSSINPEEEICVITTLENVSSKYLLHPMRVFGLSVFIVFGSSLFTIEAQGQENLMNLQNNQRFVQAEIRGTVYDKETSEPLPFVKIKVKDHEFGCMSDLDGHFKLKLDVEHTSGPLTIQFLCVGFKDFELTTENKLKADEVLYLGDIFLEADYHSISVGILIETDPQINFDPDAHRSTTIKSEEIKRSPYRD; from the coding sequence ATGAGTTTTAGCATTGTTCCTTGTCTCAAGAAGTTCAACCTAGATTCTGAAAACACTTGTAATCTCTGTCGAAAAAGAATTATCCATGAAGCGGAATTGGATACCTCTTCCATAAATCCCGAAGAAGAAATTTGCGTCATTACTACCCTAGAAAATGTAAGTTCAAAATACCTTCTTCACCCCATGAGAGTTTTTGGGTTATCCGTTTTTATTGTATTTGGCAGTTCTCTGTTTACCATCGAAGCTCAAGGCCAAGAGAATCTGATGAATCTTCAGAATAATCAACGATTTGTGCAAGCTGAAATTCGAGGTACGGTTTATGACAAAGAGACCAGTGAACCCCTACCCTTCGTCAAAATAAAAGTGAAGGACCATGAGTTCGGATGCATGAGTGATCTTGATGGTCACTTCAAGTTGAAGTTAGATGTTGAGCATACTTCTGGTCCTTTGACCATTCAGTTTTTATGTGTTGGATTTAAAGATTTTGAACTCACGACCGAAAACAAGCTAAAGGCCGATGAAGTTCTTTATCTGGGTGATATTTTCCTCGAGGCAGACTATCATTCAATTTCAGTTGGTATTCTAATTGAAACCGACCCCCAAATCAACTTTGACCCTGATGCCCACAGAAGCACAACGATAAAAAGTGAAGAAATAAAACGAAGTCCTTATCGAGACTAG
- a CDS encoding peptidoglycan D,D-transpeptidase FtsI family protein, whose amino-acid sequence MDPFQNRRWVIILSIIAVAIVMVVRLLYLQVLDDKWANRSEEITHSEKSLKPSRGLIYDRNGVLLVEASQVYDIYVTPDEIGETDTTKLCQIFDLTREEFDKKIEKANSYASYKPSVFIEGMHKDDYAKISHFLPELDGFYEERNTQRGYPEHVAAHVLGYIGIISKEEYEKDRESENPYYTMNDYVGKSGIELIYEEELRGERGKVSYLKDRLGNEKEDLYSQNAKAGENLYTTLDVNLQKYGEKLMGNKVGCIVAIEPGSGEILSMVSAPFYDPELFVGRDFGKNYAKINEEDSLKLKPLINKSIYNDTYRPGSIFKLVQALVGMEAGVIQHNTGFTCNKALIGCHNHPTPNDVGTAIQHSCNPYFYQVYKRLIQRGEDPSIFKDSRLGIEKWAKAVRSFGLGVKLKTDIPGVKTGRIPDAEFYDNEIDRGGGLYGYGKYSWAFSTIYSNSIGEGEIGVSPLQMANLAAIIANRGYYYTPHLVRKIGENGEKRALYQEKNYTVVSPEHFDPVINAMEQVVENGTARRAQIDGIAVCGKTGTVENKADDINDHSVFIAFAPKDDPKIAVAVYVEYGTWGGTWAAPIASLMIEKYLNGELSEKGKEKEQRVVSTSILYKNQKF is encoded by the coding sequence ATGGATCCGTTTCAAAATAGAAGATGGGTGATCATTCTCTCGATCATCGCTGTGGCAATCGTCATGGTTGTAAGGTTATTATACCTCCAGGTTCTGGATGATAAATGGGCAAATCGTTCCGAGGAAATTACACATTCTGAGAAGAGTTTGAAGCCATCACGGGGGTTAATCTATGATCGAAACGGGGTTTTACTGGTTGAAGCTAGTCAGGTTTATGATATTTACGTTACACCCGATGAGATTGGCGAGACCGATACAACCAAATTATGTCAGATATTCGATCTTACTAGAGAAGAATTTGATAAAAAAATTGAGAAAGCGAATAGTTACGCATCCTATAAGCCTTCTGTTTTTATTGAGGGAATGCACAAAGATGATTACGCAAAAATTTCACATTTCCTCCCTGAATTAGATGGGTTTTACGAGGAAAGAAACACCCAGAGAGGTTATCCAGAACATGTTGCCGCTCATGTTTTGGGGTATATTGGAATTATTTCAAAAGAGGAGTATGAAAAGGATAGAGAAAGTGAGAATCCTTATTACACCATGAACGACTATGTTGGGAAATCAGGAATTGAACTCATCTATGAGGAGGAGTTACGAGGCGAAAGAGGCAAAGTGTCTTATCTCAAAGACCGCTTGGGAAATGAAAAAGAGGATCTTTATAGTCAAAACGCAAAAGCTGGTGAGAACCTGTACACAACACTGGATGTCAATCTACAGAAGTACGGTGAGAAATTAATGGGAAATAAAGTGGGGTGTATTGTAGCTATCGAACCTGGTTCGGGAGAGATACTTAGTATGGTATCGGCCCCTTTTTATGACCCTGAACTTTTCGTGGGAAGGGATTTTGGTAAAAACTATGCGAAGATCAATGAGGAGGACTCACTTAAACTAAAACCTTTGATTAACAAAAGCATATACAACGATACTTATCGTCCGGGGTCCATTTTTAAATTGGTTCAGGCGCTGGTTGGTATGGAGGCCGGAGTAATTCAACACAATACGGGATTTACTTGTAATAAAGCACTAATAGGGTGTCATAATCACCCGACTCCGAACGATGTGGGAACGGCCATACAACACTCTTGTAACCCATATTTCTATCAAGTTTATAAGCGATTAATTCAACGAGGAGAAGATCCGAGTATTTTCAAAGATTCTAGGTTGGGAATCGAAAAATGGGCTAAAGCAGTAAGGAGTTTTGGTTTAGGTGTGAAGTTAAAAACGGATATTCCAGGAGTAAAAACGGGTAGAATACCAGATGCTGAATTCTATGATAATGAAATTGATAGGGGAGGAGGTTTGTATGGTTATGGAAAGTATTCTTGGGCGTTTAGTACGATTTACTCTAATAGTATTGGGGAGGGAGAGATAGGAGTTTCACCACTTCAAATGGCTAATCTTGCGGCCATAATAGCGAATAGAGGCTACTATTACACGCCTCATCTGGTCAGAAAAATAGGAGAAAATGGAGAGAAAAGAGCGCTTTATCAGGAGAAGAACTATACAGTCGTTTCTCCAGAGCATTTTGATCCTGTGATCAATGCCATGGAGCAAGTGGTGGAAAATGGAACGGCAAGAAGAGCTCAGATTGATGGAATTGCCGTATGTGGCAAAACAGGTACGGTTGAAAATAAAGCAGATGATATCAACGATCATTCGGTATTCATTGCTTTTGCACCGAAAGATGATCCAAAAATTGCTGTGGCAGTTTATGTGGAATATGGAACCTGGGGTGGTACTTGGGCTGCGCCAATTGCTAGTTTAATGATAGAAAAATACCTTAATGGAGAGCTCTCAGAAAAAGGTAAGGAAAAAGAACAACGTGTTGTTTCTACATCAATACTTTATAAAAATCAGAAATTTTAG
- a CDS encoding MlaE family ABC transporter permease gives MNIFYHIGRYTIMVGQMFSKPEKFKVYWNRLMEEIVQLGIKSVGIVVLMSVFMGMVLVIQTASSIDSPLIPTYTVGFTSKQSILLEFSPTIIALILAGKVGSNIASELGSMRVTEQIDALEIMGVNSMNFLITPKIIGAVLIFPIVIVCSMAAAFAGGYLACISTGLVTVDTYEYGIQLFHENDLLYLSYALGKTAVFAFIMTSISAYQGYFVKGGALEVGKASTRAVVYSSVLILVFNYIITQLVLID, from the coding sequence TTGAATATCTTTTATCACATAGGTCGTTATACGATTATGGTTGGACAAATGTTCTCCAAGCCAGAGAAATTCAAGGTTTACTGGAATAGACTAATGGAGGAGATTGTACAACTTGGGATAAAATCAGTTGGCATAGTAGTGCTCATGTCTGTCTTTATGGGAATGGTTCTGGTTATTCAAACTGCTTCATCCATTGATAGTCCGCTGATACCAACATATACTGTTGGATTTACCTCAAAACAGTCCATATTGCTGGAATTTAGCCCCACAATTATTGCATTGATTCTAGCGGGAAAAGTAGGCTCGAACATCGCTTCAGAATTAGGTTCGATGCGTGTTACGGAGCAAATTGATGCACTTGAAATCATGGGGGTAAATTCAATGAATTTTCTGATTACTCCTAAAATTATTGGAGCAGTATTAATCTTTCCGATTGTCATTGTTTGTAGTATGGCTGCTGCTTTTGCTGGAGGCTATTTAGCTTGTATTTCCACAGGGTTAGTGACCGTTGATACTTATGAATATGGTATTCAGCTCTTTCATGAAAATGACTTGTTGTATTTAAGCTATGCACTGGGTAAAACGGCTGTTTTCGCATTTATCATGACTTCCATTAGTGCATATCAAGGGTATTTTGTGAAAGGAGGAGCTTTAGAGGTTGGAAAGGCGAGCACCAGAGCAGTGGTCTACTCAAGTGTGCTTATTCTTGTTTTCAATTATATCATAACCCAATTAGTACTGATCGATTAA
- a CDS encoding acyltransferase family protein: MKYIKGFDTLRAISIAMVVTAHSLPNLWIQDHRIWYLISGDTGVLVFFVISGFLITTLLLKEKRMNGIINLKKFFARRFLRLLPPLVIFYLAILVLMTTGLIQETYIGLAISACYLYNFVPNKFYTAELGHTWSLALEEQFYFSWPFIISFIKEKRTLLVLGAFAILFSLLFLLFIYPIEFLGHFKAHRWFIPAISPIMIGAMLAIAKDQISEVISKNWLLVIGLVFFYTTPLYFPKELLMISPIFQSFGIAFLLLLILNNQGSTGVAVLNNSATSYIGKISYGIYVYQGLFLRTGPGSDQWFQQFPQNIILTLVCAILSFEFLEKYFLKKKKSYSVVN, translated from the coding sequence ATGAAGTACATTAAAGGATTTGATACACTAAGGGCGATCTCAATAGCGATGGTAGTCACTGCTCACAGTCTCCCCAATTTATGGATACAAGATCACCGCATCTGGTATTTGATTTCTGGCGATACAGGAGTACTGGTCTTCTTCGTAATCAGTGGATTCCTGATCACTACCCTATTGCTTAAAGAGAAGCGGATGAATGGAATTATCAATTTGAAAAAATTCTTTGCTCGGAGATTCTTGCGTCTCCTGCCACCTCTTGTAATCTTTTATTTAGCAATTCTAGTTCTGATGACCACAGGCTTAATTCAAGAAACCTACATTGGCTTAGCTATTTCTGCATGCTACTTATACAACTTCGTTCCAAATAAATTCTACACTGCGGAACTTGGTCATACCTGGTCACTAGCTCTTGAGGAACAGTTTTACTTCTCCTGGCCATTTATTATTAGTTTCATTAAGGAAAAGAGAACGTTATTGGTGTTAGGAGCTTTTGCAATATTATTTAGTTTGCTCTTTCTTTTATTCATCTACCCGATTGAGTTCTTAGGGCATTTTAAAGCACATCGATGGTTTATTCCAGCCATATCACCAATCATGATCGGAGCGATGTTAGCCATAGCTAAAGACCAAATTTCCGAAGTGATAAGTAAGAATTGGTTGCTGGTTATTGGGCTTGTATTTTTCTACACCACACCACTATATTTCCCCAAAGAACTCTTGATGATTTCCCCTATTTTCCAATCATTTGGAATAGCCTTTCTGCTTTTATTAATTCTGAACAATCAGGGCTCAACTGGAGTTGCGGTCCTTAACAATTCGGCAACCAGTTATATCGGCAAAATTTCTTACGGAATTTATGTTTATCAGGGTCTTTTCTTGAGAACCGGACCAGGAAGCGACCAGTGGTTCCAACAATTTCCACAAAATATTATTCTCACCTTAGTTTGTGCTATTCTTTCCTTCGAGTTTCTTGAAAAATACTTCTTGAAAAAGAAAAAAAGTTATTCTGTGGTCAATTAA
- a CDS encoding DUF1015 domain-containing protein gives MAKIKAFKAVRPPRDKVYLVASRPFYTYKKKILEAKLKSNKFTFLHVINPEFQKDDRTEPNSVERFEKVRSKYDEFLDLGYFFKDEKDSFYVYRQQYQGFDCLGIIAGVAVEEYLNGKIRIHEHTLTKREETFKRYLDVCNFNAEPVLLTYEDNPKINSLIESYLTQRAEYEFTTTDDKTHHLWTISDDNAKEQLIKYFEEVEALYIADGHHRSASSVLYAKSNQNEDNELKQHFLGMMVPHSKLKIYDYNRVVTSLNGMSEEEFLLKVGAFCDVTPIPDLQKPSKSHQFSMLLGTEAYQVTPKAEFIDLGHPVKSLDAQILNDLILDQILGIKDAKTDNRLLFVDGTKGMKGIKRLMMKAQGKVAFALFPVSFEELKKVADTGNVMPPKSTWIEPKLRSGLTIYEYDR, from the coding sequence ATGGCAAAAATAAAAGCATTCAAAGCCGTAAGGCCTCCGCGAGACAAGGTATATTTAGTTGCCTCACGCCCCTTCTACACCTATAAAAAGAAAATTCTTGAGGCGAAGTTAAAATCGAATAAATTTACTTTTCTCCATGTCATTAACCCTGAATTTCAAAAAGATGATCGAACGGAACCAAACTCAGTGGAACGTTTTGAAAAAGTAAGGAGTAAATACGATGAGTTTCTTGACCTCGGCTACTTTTTTAAAGATGAAAAGGATTCCTTTTACGTTTACAGGCAGCAATATCAAGGGTTTGATTGTTTAGGTATCATTGCTGGAGTTGCAGTGGAGGAATATTTGAACGGTAAAATAAGAATCCATGAGCACACCCTGACAAAACGAGAAGAAACGTTTAAAAGGTATCTAGATGTTTGTAATTTCAATGCAGAACCAGTGCTACTAACGTACGAAGATAATCCGAAGATTAACTCGCTTATTGAGTCCTACCTGACCCAAAGAGCCGAATATGAGTTCACTACGACTGATGATAAGACCCATCATCTTTGGACCATTTCTGATGACAATGCAAAAGAGCAACTCATCAAATATTTTGAAGAGGTTGAGGCCTTATATATCGCTGATGGACATCACAGGAGTGCTTCTTCAGTTCTTTATGCAAAGTCCAACCAAAATGAAGATAATGAACTGAAACAACACTTTCTGGGCATGATGGTTCCGCATAGCAAACTTAAGATCTACGATTATAATCGAGTCGTAACCAGTTTAAATGGAATGTCGGAAGAGGAGTTTCTACTAAAAGTTGGTGCTTTTTGTGATGTCACACCTATTCCTGACCTCCAAAAACCTTCAAAGAGTCATCAATTCAGCATGCTCTTAGGAACTGAAGCCTATCAAGTCACTCCAAAAGCGGAGTTCATTGATTTGGGGCACCCTGTTAAAAGTCTTGATGCTCAAATTCTTAATGATCTGATTCTGGATCAAATATTAGGCATTAAAGACGCAAAAACTGACAATCGATTGCTATTTGTAGATGGTACAAAAGGAATGAAAGGCATAAAACGCTTAATGATGAAAGCCCAAGGCAAAGTAGCCTTTGCTCTTTTCCCAGTTTCATTTGAAGAACTGAAAAAAGTAGCTGATACTGGCAACGTCATGCCCCCGAAGAGCACCTGGATCGAGCCAAAACTAAGAAGTGGGTTAACCATTTATGAATATGACCGTTGA